In one Oreochromis aureus strain Israel breed Guangdong linkage group 2, ZZ_aureus, whole genome shotgun sequence genomic region, the following are encoded:
- the gla gene encoding alpha-galactosidase A, with the protein MSRAACLLVIISLMSPAAEALDNGLALKPTMGWLHWERFMCNIDCDTDPNNCISERLYMQMADVMVKEGWKEAGYEYVCIDDCWPSHQRDAQGRLQADPKRFPGGIKKLADYIHSKGLKLGIYADVGDKTCAGYPGSLGYYEKDAQTFADWDVDLLKFDGCFMNRALLGEGYINMSKALNNTGRPILYSCEWPLYEWPLKQPNYTAIRETCNHWRNFDDVFDSWSSIKSILDWTAAHQDIIVPAAGPGGWNDPDMLVIGNFGLSHDQQESQMALWAIMASPLLMSNDLRDICPRSKELLQNKRIIDISQDSMGKQGYRTAKGNDFEVWERPLSKNRLAIAVLNKLETGGPRGFNIGAAPGWKICGSQCNVTQILPQYKEMGVQTQQSKIIVSVNPSGTALLTVTPISSDFRRLHKLNWQGTFVRRKHTIL; encoded by the exons ATGAGCAGAGCTGCCTGTCTTCTCGTAATTATCAGCTTAATGAGTCCTGCCGCTGAGGCGCTGGACAATGGGCTGGCGCTGAAACCCACCATGGGCTGGCTGCACTGGGAGAGGTTCATGTGTAACATCGACTGTGACACGGACCCAAATAACTGCATCAG TGAGCGTCTGTACATGCAGATGGCAGATGTGATGGTGAAGGAGGGCTGGAAAGAGGCCGGTTACGAGTACGTCTGCATCGATGACTGTTGGCCCTCCCACCAGCGTGATGCCCAGGGCCGCCTGCAGGCAGACCCCAAACGATTCCCAGGAGGCATCAAGAAACTGGCCGACTAT aTTCACTCTAAGGGCCTGAAGCTGGGTATCTACGCAGATGTGGGGGACAAAACCTGTGCTGGATATCCTGGGAGCCTGGGTTACTACGAGAAAGATGCTCAGACTTTTGCTGACTGGGATGTTGATCTGCTCAAATTTGATGGTTGCTTCATGAATCGGGCTTTGCTGGGAGAGG GCTACATAAACATGTCAAAAGCACTGAACAACACTGGACGGCCTATCCTGTACTCTTGTGAGTGGCCGTTGTACGAGTGGCCTTTAAAACAG CCTAACTACACAGCTATCCGTGAGACTTGTAATCACTGGCGCAACTTTGATGACGTGTTCGACTCGTGGAGCTCCATCAAATCCATCTTGGACTGGACTGCTGCTCATCAGGACATCATCGTCCCTGCAGCTGGACCTGGAGGCTGGAATGACCCCGATATG CTTGTAATTGGGAACTTTGGTCTGAGTCACGACCAGCAAGAGTCTCAGATGGCGTTATGGGCCATCATGGCATCTCCTCTACTCATGTCCAATGATCTCAGAGACATTTGTCCTCGCTCCAAGGAGCTCCTGCAGAACAAACGCATTATAGACATCAGCCAAGATTCAATGGGCAAGCAGGGATATCGCACTGCCAAG GGGAACGATTTTGAAGTGTGGGAGAGGCCGCTGTCGAAGAACCGCCTGGCTATTGCTGTGCTGAACAAACTGGAGACAGGCGGTCCTCGAGGGTTCAACATTGGGGCTGCCCCCGGTTGGAAAATCTGTGGCTCACAGTGCAACGTCACACAGATCCTGCCTCAGTACAAGGAGATGGGAGTTCAGACTCAGCAGAGCAAAATAATTGTATCTGTCAACCCTTCAGGCACAGCTCTGTTGACTGTCACTCCCATCAGCAGCGATTTCAGAAGGCTTCACAAGCTGAACTGGCAGGGTACATTTGTCAGACGAAAGCACACCATTTTGTAG
- the rpl36a gene encoding 60S ribosomal protein L36a — translation MVNVPKTRRTFCKKCKKHQPHKVTQYKKGKDSLYVQGKRRYDRKQSGYGGQSKPIFRKKAKTTKKIVLRLECVEPNCRSKRMLAIKRCKHFELGGDKKRKGQVIQF, via the exons ATG GTGAACGTCCCGAAAACCCGCAGGACCTTCTGCAAGAAGTGCAAGAAGCACCAGCCCCACAAAGTTACCCAGTACAAGAAGGGGAAGGATTCTCTTTATGTACAGG GTAAGAGAAGATACGACAGAAAGCAGAGTGGGTATGGTGGTCAATCTAAGCCGATTTTCCGAAAAAAG GCTAAGACTACAAAGAAGATTGTGTTGAGGCTCGAGTGTGTGGAGCCCAACTGCAGATCCAAGAGAATGCTGGCCATCAAGAGATGTAAGCACTTCGAGTTGGGTGGTGACAAGAAGAGAAAG GGCCAGGTCATCCAGTTCTAA